In Phycisphaerae bacterium, the genomic stretch CAACTTCCCGCAAGGCTTCCGACCGCTGGCCCGCGAGTTGGGCAGGATGGGAGCCTCCGTAGCCCTCTGGACATCGCCCAGCAGCTGCTACCCCCACGCCGGCGGCCTGGACAGCGAGTGGGCCATGCGAAACGGGTACGAGACGTTCAAGACCGCCAAGGTCGGCGGTATTCGCTATGCCTGCCTGGCCGGCCCAAAATACGCCGCAGGATTCCGCGACGCCCTTGTCAGACACGTTCGCAAGTACCGGATCGCCCACTACAAATTCGACGGCTACCAGCCGATGTGTCCCGAGCGTGACCACGGCCACGAGCCAGGCGAGCTGTCCGCTGAGAAGATGGCCGAGGGCTTCATCGCCACCTGCCAGGCCCTGCGAAAGAGCAACCCGAGCATCTGGATGGAAGCCACGTGCTTCGGATTCAAGCCCAGCCCCTGGTGGCTGGCCCACGTCAACACCGTCATTGGCACCTTCGGCGACGACGCCCCGGGTGGCCGGGTCGCCTGCCCGGTCTACCGCGAGAGCTACACCACCGCCCGCGACTTCTTCAACCTCCAGGGCGCCCGCGACATCCTCATGCCCATCTACGCCCAGGAAGTGCTGGGCATCATCCACCAGACCGCCGAGCCGCTCCAGAACGACGCCGTGGTCTCCGTCCTGCGCGGGCACAGTTTTATCCCACTCTACATCAATCCGAAGCACATGACGCCCAGGCGATGGCGATTCCTTGCCCATTTGATGACCTGGTCCCGCCGAAACGCCGACCTCCTGGCCCACACCAAACCCATCCTGACCGGCGACTGGAACGACGAGAGGAAAACCCGGGTCTGGGAGCAGGATATCCCTCGCGATCCCTACGGCTACGCTCATTTCGATCGTGGTCGGGGCCTGCTCATGGTACGCAATCCCTGGGCCAAACCTCGCCAGGTGGAACTCAAACTGGACGAGTCGCTCGGCGTCGACAAGAACCTCGCCAACGCTCCCATGGCGTGCCTCTATCCCCAATTCGGCCGCTTGGCGGGCTACTTCTCATACGGCCACACCCTGACACTCGAACTGCGACCGTACGAGACTCGCTTGATCGCTCTCGGCGGCTACCAGGAAGCACCGGCCCTGCCGGAAGCCCGCTCGAAGGTGACCGCGGATGCCCTTCAGTCCGAGATCTCCCCGGATCACAGAGTACGCCTGGCGTTCACCGCCGGTGGCCATGCGCCGGACAAACAACTCTGGCTGCTCTGCGAGGCCAAGACGCCTTTCCAGATGCCTGAGTCTCGGGTCACAGCCGGGGGCAGGACGATCGAGGCTCAAGTCAGCGAGTCAGCCGCCGGATGGCGAGCCGGGCGTTCGGCGCCGGGGGGATGGACTTGGGCGATCTTCGATCTGCCCGCCGGCACCACCCGGGTGGAGGCCGAGTTCCAGCCGCAGGATGATGTGCGCGCCTCCGCCTGGCTGATCGGCAAGGAAGCCGTGGACGACGAGCCCAAGACATCCGGACCAATCCCGCCCCCCGAAGAGCGGATTCTTGACGCCGTGGAGATCCTGGCCCCGGTCGCCCTCAGCTGGAACGAGCCAGCCAACAAGGTCAACGTCGCCCTCACGGCAGAGGGCGCCAAGGCCACCGCTTCATCCGTGTGGGCGGCGGAACACACCCCGGACAAGGCGATCGACGGCAACCCAGAAACGAGATGGAACAGCGCCAAGGGGGAGACGGCCGGTGCATGGCTGTCCGTGGACTTCGGCAAACCATTTACCATCAGCACGATCAACTTCAAGGAAGCAGCCGGCGGCCGAATCACCAGCTACAAACTGCAAGTCGGAAGCGGCAATGAATGGAAAGACCTGATCACCGCGGTCAAACCGGCAAAGAGGACGATCGTTCGCCATCGCTTCCCTGCGGTCGAGACAAGCAGAATCCGCCTGCTGGTCGTCGCCGCCACCGAAGTGCCTACCATCTACGAGATCGAAGCGAAATAGCCCGCCCTGGAAGCATCTTGACGCTCAGACCTTTTCCTCCCCGTCTCCAGGAAGGAAACAAAGAGGGCGTCATTCCACCTTTCGGCGTTTCGGCTTTGTCCTTGCTGATTGATGACCACTACCCCTCAGCTCCCGCAGTCTGAATCAACCAAGACGTTCGGGCCGCCAAAACAGCGCTGGAGGAAGCCGAAATCGGATTGATCGACGTCGCCGTCGTTGTCGAAATCTCTGTGCATGCAGCCAGATGCCGCCGGGACTGCCGGACCACTCAGGCACGCCACAAAGTGCTCCACATCATTCCGGTCCACCCGGCCGTCGCAGTCGATATCCCACGGCGGGCAAATCCGCGTAACTGCCAGCCTAGCGACGCCCTCATTGCCGGCCGCATCTCGGGCGGTGATCGTAATCATGTTGCGTCCCGGTTGCAGAGGAATACCTGCGGCGGACCAATCCGTCGTCCCCACGCATGCTCCGCCAAGCGGCCCGCTGGCCCACTCGACCCACGCCGCGCCGACGTCGTCCAAGGCTGTGCCTGACAAATCCACGGCGGCCAAACCGGTCGTGTATTCCGAGTAGACCGTCGGGCTGTCGATGGCGACGGTCGGCGAGATCTGATCCCCGCCCGGATCGATCACCGTCAGAACCACGCGAGCCGGCTCGTACGTGAGCGAGTAACTGCCCGGCCCGGTAACTTGGTCAAATTGACCCGAAATGCCGGCCGCACTCACCACAATGTACCGCTCGCCGGCCAGCTGCGGGGCGGTATGGATCACGTTCAGCGTTCCCGCCAGAACGGCCTGGCCGGTCACCACGACTTGGTCGGCCTGCTGCGTCGGATACAGAATCTCCCCATCGCCCTGCAGCAGATGAATTTGGATCGTGCCATTGCTCCCCTGAGTGAGACTGCCGACAACCAGTCGGCCGATCGAGCTGCCAAACCACCACCCACCGGGGAAGCCGGGGGCAACAATGCCGCCGCTGTTGTTGACATGCCCGGTGATGGGCCCTTCGCCGCAGACCATACCGCCCTGGATATCGAGCGGCTGGAAGTTGCTCAGGCTCGTGGAGTAGCTGGAACCGTTAACTAGTAGCGTCCCGGCCTTCTGGGTGAAGGTGTTTCGCAAGGTAACGCTGGAGGCCATGCTCCAGAGCGATCCGGCGTTGGTGACCGGCAGATCGGTATCGAAAGACTCCGAATCGATGAAGCCCGCGCCGGAATTCGTCAGGCCCTCGCTTCCAGCCCCGCCGTGCCAGATGCCGCTGATGTACATGCGGCCGGTGTTCTTGATGGATCCGGTGAACGCGATCGCCTCGTCCGGGTTCATGTAACCGTCGAGCTCGCCCTGATTGATGACGGTCGCGTTGAGACTGCATCCTGCGTAGAGGCTGAGCATGCAGCTGACCGGAACGACCACGGGAGCCGCAACACTCAAGTCGGCGTACACACCCAGGTGACCCTTCCAGCCCATGTCTAGCGTGGCGATGGAGACGTTGCAGTCTGGATACCCACAACCCCGGTACAGGTTCACGTTGTAGCCGCTCCCCAGGAAAGCCTGATCGGACGGCCCATGGGGGTACGGCAGGTACGTGCAGCCGCAACAGCTCCGCTGCCAGTAGTTGGCCTTCGTGTAAATGGAATATCCTTTGGAATCACGCCCGCATGGCCGGTCGGGAAAGCCATCGACGTAGTCGCCGCCGACCCAGGGGCCCTCGTTATAGGGCTGGACCGCGTTCCAGAAGAAGTCCTCCCCCCGTGCGGGGCCCGCGAGGAGCGAACTCAGAATCAGAAGACCAACTGCCAATGGCGTGCGAAAGGCAAATCGAGCCCGGCATGCGAAGAGCTTGCCCTCGAACGAATACCCCGCCCTTCCCCCCAATGTGCTTCTCATCGACCTCTCCTGTGCTACACCGCTCGCCCCCCGCGCAAGCGTCCTCTCCCACCTATTGTAGTAATTTCCATAGCGAAAAGAAACAAGCCCAGGCTTCGACTTCGACCGACCACATGAAGTACGGCATCGGCAAAACGTGCGTCCAGCGACAGCGGGCTGAATGCTAAACACTAGTCGCTGCCCAGCTCAGCGGAGGCTTCGGAAGAAACGGCTCGACCGGCCGTGGACTGCCGGCACGGTCACGAACTGAGCCGCCATGTTGCCGATCTCGATTACCGAGGCAATGGTGAAAGGCAGAGCGTGGTGCCGTGTGGGTTTGCAGAACCCTCTATCCTCACGCGAGGTGGCCGAGAACGCAGAAGCCAGACGAGGCCGACTCCCATCACGAGGCCATACGCGGTTGCATCCTCACCAGAGTTAACGCGGAAGCAGATCCAAGCCGCGTCGGTCAGCATCCATCCCACAACGCTGAGCAAGATCCAGAGGCTTGCGTGGTGTAGGCGCCGACGGAAAAACCACCACTGCGGCACGCCTATGGACAGCCCGAATCCGCTCAGCCTCACGTTCACACGCCTGTCATCTGAAACCGGCCACCCGCCGCCACATGCGACCGGCAAAGCGCTCGCGCAACGTCGTCTCGTACTTGTCCTGGCGGTACGACTCCGAATCCGGATCGTCCAGCACATACGGAGCATGCCGCAACGGGAACGCCATCGGTTCGGTCGCCATGTCCGCAAACGGTGACGAGGGATCGGCGGTATGCGTCGATCGGCTGCAGTACCCGATGTTGCTGATCAGGTTCACATTCGGCACTGCCGAGAGCCCGTTCTGAACCATGCAGCAAAACGACCACTGGTAGTCCCATGTGTGCGGCACCGGTTCTCTGCACAGCCGATCCATGTGCTCGGCGAAAACGCCATAGGCCCGCCCGGTACGAAAACAGCTCTCCACCAGCCCCAGCCGGCGCATCTCCGGCCATAGCGAAGGGCGAAGATCATAGTGCTGCCACGCCCGCTTCCAAGTCGCCCAACCATGGATCCGGATATTCCGCGAGAAGTGATAGCTGTAGTCGCGGCGCCCGCGACCGAACTGGTAATTGCTGCCTGCGATCTGCATCACCCGGGAATCGTCGGCGTATCTCGACAAGAGCTCGTCACAGAACGGGAAGAAGGAAGGATCCGGTAGGCAATCGTCCTCCAAGATGATCCCCTGCTCGGTGTGGCTGAAGAAGCTCGAGATCGCCCGCCCGATCTTGGGGCCGCATCCGACATTCTCCTCGGCGAAGTCGCGCACCAGATCGCATTTCCAGTCGATTGCCTCCACGACCTTCCGCGTCTCGCGGCAGGCCTCGGCTTCGCCGGCCACGCCGGCCCTCGGACCATCGGCCGAGACGCACAGCATCGGCGGGCGGGCGGCGCGGATTCGGTCGAATACCCTCGCCGCCAGATCCGGGCGATTGAAAACCAGGAACAGGACCGGAGTCCGAGTGGTCATTGCACACCTCATCCACGAACCACACGGCCGATTACCGGGATGTCGCCCGGCTCGGGTGCTCCGACCGGGACACGACGTCCTCATACCAGCCCAGGTAGTCACCCACCTGCCGGTCCAGGGAGAACCGTCGCCGGGCATCGGCCACAGCCTCGGACCCCATCCGAAAACGCAGGCTCTCATCGGCGAGCAACCGGCGCGCCGCCGCGGCCATCGCATCGGCATCACCCGGCGGGGTGAGCAAACCGGTGCGATTCTCGATAATCTGCTCCGGAATCCCGCCGACGGCGGTTGCGGCGACCGGGGTTCCACAGGCCAAGGCCTCCAGGACGACATTCGGAAAGGTATCGACCTTGGCCGCGTGAAGATACACGTCGGCCGCCTGGTAATAGCAGGCCACTCTGGCGGGATCCGACTCAAAAGGCACGAAGCGGATTTCCGCTTGCCCGACCCGGTCGCCGGGTGCCGTCTCACCCAGGGCAACGAACAGAAGGTCTTCGCCCCGATGCCGTTCGGCGAGGGCGGCGACCGCGGCTCGCATCGTGCGGTAGTCCTTCCACGGGTTGGCCCGGATGCCATTGGCCGCAAACAGCAGCATCTTGGCGTCACGTGGCAGGCCGACAGCCGCCCGAGCAGCAGCCCGGTCCGCGGGATGGAAGTGGCGAAGATCCACACCGTTGGGAATGACCCGGGCCTCCACGACAGCCGGAGCCAGCATCGAAACCGACACTCTGTCCATCAGCCAGCGGCTCGGCGTCGCCACGTATACATGGCTGCGCCCGTAAATCTCGCGTTTGACGGCCCAGTTATGCGCCGTGGCGTCGCGCCGGACCGTCGGGTAGATACTGAGGTCGGGGCACTGCCCGCATCCTGCCTTCCACCGATCACAGGCAAAGGAATGGGCACAGTGTCCGGCCAGTAGCCAGGGATCGTGCAACGTCAGAAACGTCGGAACCTGACCGCTCAGCCAGGACAGGGCCCGCAGGTCGAAGTAATAGCCGTGGAGGTTGTGCAGGTGGAGAATGTCCGGGCGAGCCGGCGGGAGATCGAGCAGCCGCCACGTGGCCGGATGCTCGAAGCTCTCATACCCCCGAGCATCGTCCCGGATCGTCCTCGCCCAGCGAATCAGCCGCCGGGCGACCGGCCAGCGCTCCCGGCCGGCACGCGGACCTCCTGACATGGCCAGTACCGACGCGTCGCCGGTCAACTTGCGGCCGACGGCCAGCCACGCCTCCAGCCCCCGCTGGAGATAGGCCCGGTGCAAATCGAACCCCACCTTCTCGGCACCCCCGACCGAGTCCGCACTGTTAACCTGCAGTACCCGAAGCGCCATGCCCATGCCGTCCGGTCTCGTTTCGTCAGCCTCAGACCTCAGAAGTACGGGTGCGTCGACCACCGGAACCGATCGAAGCCATACAGCGGCCCCAGGCCGACCAGCAGGATCGTACGCATCATGTCGGTGCACGGAAGGCGAGACGGTCGGTGTACCCGCGAATCACGTCGACCGTGCCGTCGGAGGAACCGCCGTCCACGAGAATGGACTCGATTCCAGCCTCGGCCGGATCGAGCCCCGACCGCATCGCCCGCTCAATGGTTCCCGCGGAGTTGTAGCTCGGCGTCAGCAGGGACATTCGCGGTTCGTCCGTCATCCCTCTATCATACCGGGATGAGTGCCGACGCCAGCCCGCTACCGACCGTCAGCATCGTCATGGCCACCTACGCCCGCCTCGACCAGCTCAAACAGTGCCTCGGCGCGGTGCACACCAACGTGACCCTTCCCCACGAGACCATCGTGGTCGGCGGGGCCGCCAACGACGGCACCACCGAGTGGCTCCGCGAGCAGAGCGACGTCCGCTTCATCCCCGAAACAACCCGCGAGGGAGCCACGAAAGCCTACAACAAGGGCTTCAGGGCCGCCAGAGGCACCTACGTCATGTGGCTCAACGACGATTCGTACCCCCTTCCCGGCTCGGTCGAGGCCGCAGTGCGAACCATCGAGCGTCCCGACCTGACCGATGTGGGCATGATCGCCTTCTATCACATCATGGAGCAGCCACCCAACCAGCTGGACGAGGTCCGCCGAGAAGGTGTCGCCTACCGCATCTTCCACAGCCGCCTCCTGCCGTACGCCAACTTCGGCCTGCTTCGCCGGTCGTTGCTGGAGAGGGTCGGCTTCCTCGATGAACGATTCTACTTCTGCGGATGGGATCCCGACCTTTCGCTGACCATCCAACTCCGCGAGGGGCTCCGGGTCGTGGGCTGCCCGGACGCGCTCATCCACCATGAGGAACTCATGGACGATCGCAAGAAGGAGGATCTGGCCGTCTTCAAGGAAGACAACAAACGTCTGCATGCCAAGTGGCCGCTATGGCCCTGCCGGATTCGCCGGCGGCGCTGGCAGTGGAAGTATCGAGGCGGACCGCCGTATTGGAGAGCCTCCTGAGCCCGCCACCCGCCCCCGGGCCCCGCCTACCAGCACATCCTGGCAAACCGGGGGCTGCGGGGAACCAGCATACGACTCAGTTGGCGCAGCTCTCCTGGCTGCAGCTTTCACCGGCCACCCAGCCTCCTCGATAAACGCACTCCGCCGCAGACATCTCCTCGCACACTTCGTCGCACAGACAGCAGGCCACGAGCTGCTCGAAGACGCAATGGGCTTCGGCACAGGTCGAGCCGGCACCTTGAGGAACACCCTCCAGCGAAATGCACACCGAAAGCGGCAGCTCAGCGCACTCCCCAAACGTGCTGCAGCAGGCCTGGATATCGCACTCGTCGGGCCGACCGTTGCCGTCCAGATCCGAGCTCGTCGAGGCCTGAAGATCCTCGCAATCGTGGATGCCATTGCCATTGCAGTCCCGGAACGCGGGGATGGCCTCGCCGCTGAGGTAGCACCAGAACAGGGCAAGGTCCGCACCGTCGGTGAAGCCGTTCTGATCAAGGTCGGTCAACAGACAGCTGGGGTACTGCTGGGGCACACTTTCCTGCCCCAGGCAGCTCTGCAGCTTGGCAAAATCGCTCTGATCCACGTCCCCGTCGCCGTCGAAGTCGGCCTTTACCCGCGGCGTGGAGCATCCGTACTCGTCCACCTGCACGCCGGAGATGGTGTCCGGACAGTAGTCGACACAGTCGAAGACGCCGTCCCTGTCACTGTCGATGGCCACATCCGGCACACCGCAGCCGCAGACGCCCGGCTCGGTCTTATAGGGGTCTTCGGGGCAGTAATCGAACTCATCGCAGCCCGGGGTGTCAACCTTGCCACAGCCGCACAGGCCGGGCGAGGTCTTGTTCCGATCGCTCGGGCATCCGTCATGGCAGTCGCGAACGCCGTCACCATCCGAATCACGATCCGAGACGCCGCAGCCACAACTGCCAGGCGCGGTCTTCTTGGGATCATCCGGGCAGCCATCCAGGCAATCCAGAGTGCCGTCCCGGTCGCGATCGAGATCTGAAACGCCGCAGCCGCACGCGCCGGGCGCCGTCTTGTCCTTGTCGAGCGGACAACCGTCCAGGCAGTCGAGGATGCCGTCCCCGTCGGTGTCGATGTCCGCGAGGCCACAGCCGCAGACGCCAGGCGCCGTCTTGCCCGAGTCCTGCAGACATGCGTCGATGCAGTCGGGAGTCCCATCGGCATCGGTGTCGGTATCGGCCACACCACAGCCGCAGATCCCCGCCTCGCGCTTGTC encodes the following:
- a CDS encoding discoidin domain-containing protein, yielding MIPRIGGWHTIRNLATIATLAWVATGCTEPFINNLDWQNSRLRATWTRGESALTLSNRQTGQRLAIPIGPTELEIDSGKVSGFDGSSARPMVIPAIVGEVWRFSWPAKPLPGSGAAVRCRTSIELDRSSPRIGKRVVIEIERSDRPVLLKEVVIDALSLKGLNARQPFEGWQSYPVLCDSFYAGVEFPAAQAVVRNDIASLSCKPGVRLAAGQSYHAKPTVYGVCPSGRSREAFESYIASLRPLSPPMHIQYNSWWSAPYPFTEQHMLDIIRVFQQQYYGPHGGPLDSFCLDMGWARSQSMWQIDSANFPQGFRPLARELGRMGASVALWTSPSSCYPHAGGLDSEWAMRNGYETFKTAKVGGIRYACLAGPKYAAGFRDALVRHVRKYRIAHYKFDGYQPMCPERDHGHEPGELSAEKMAEGFIATCQALRKSNPSIWMEATCFGFKPSPWWLAHVNTVIGTFGDDAPGGRVACPVYRESYTTARDFFNLQGARDILMPIYAQEVLGIIHQTAEPLQNDAVVSVLRGHSFIPLYINPKHMTPRRWRFLAHLMTWSRRNADLLAHTKPILTGDWNDERKTRVWEQDIPRDPYGYAHFDRGRGLLMVRNPWAKPRQVELKLDESLGVDKNLANAPMACLYPQFGRLAGYFSYGHTLTLELRPYETRLIALGGYQEAPALPEARSKVTADALQSEISPDHRVRLAFTAGGHAPDKQLWLLCEAKTPFQMPESRVTAGGRTIEAQVSESAAGWRAGRSAPGGWTWAIFDLPAGTTRVEAEFQPQDDVRASAWLIGKEAVDDEPKTSGPIPPPEERILDAVEILAPVALSWNEPANKVNVALTAEGAKATASSVWAAEHTPDKAIDGNPETRWNSAKGETAGAWLSVDFGKPFTISTINFKEAAGGRITSYKLQVGSGNEWKDLITAVKPAKRTIVRHRFPAVETSRIRLLVVAATEVPTIYEIEAK
- a CDS encoding glycosyltransferase: MSADASPLPTVSIVMATYARLDQLKQCLGAVHTNVTLPHETIVVGGAANDGTTEWLREQSDVRFIPETTREGATKAYNKGFRAARGTYVMWLNDDSYPLPGSVEAAVRTIERPDLTDVGMIAFYHIMEQPPNQLDEVRREGVAYRIFHSRLLPYANFGLLRRSLLERVGFLDERFYFCGWDPDLSLTIQLREGLRVVGCPDALIHHEELMDDRKKEDLAVFKEDNKRLHAKWPLWPCRIRRRRWQWKYRGGPPYWRAS
- a CDS encoding glycosyltransferase: MTDEPRMSLLTPSYNSAGTIERAMRSGLDPAEAGIESILVDGGSSDGTVDVIRGYTDRLAFRAPT
- a CDS encoding glycosyltransferase family 2 protein — protein: MTTRTPVLFLVFNRPDLAARVFDRIRAARPPMLCVSADGPRAGVAGEAEACRETRKVVEAIDWKCDLVRDFAEENVGCGPKIGRAISSFFSHTEQGIILEDDCLPDPSFFPFCDELLSRYADDSRVMQIAGSNYQFGRGRRDYSYHFSRNIRIHGWATWKRAWQHYDLRPSLWPEMRRLGLVESCFRTGRAYGVFAEHMDRLCREPVPHTWDYQWSFCCMVQNGLSAVPNVNLISNIGYCSRSTHTADPSSPFADMATEPMAFPLRHAPYVLDDPDSESYRQDKYETTLRERFAGRMWRRVAGFR
- a CDS encoding glycosyltransferase, translating into MGMALRVLQVNSADSVGGAEKVGFDLHRAYLQRGLEAWLAVGRKLTGDASVLAMSGGPRAGRERWPVARRLIRWARTIRDDARGYESFEHPATWRLLDLPPARPDILHLHNLHGYYFDLRALSWLSGQVPTFLTLHDPWLLAGHCAHSFACDRWKAGCGQCPDLSIYPTVRRDATAHNWAVKREIYGRSHVYVATPSRWLMDRVSVSMLAPAVVEARVIPNGVDLRHFHPADRAAARAAVGLPRDAKMLLFAANGIRANPWKDYRTMRAAVAALAERHRGEDLLFVALGETAPGDRVGQAEIRFVPFESDPARVACYYQAADVYLHAAKVDTFPNVVLEALACGTPVAATAVGGIPEQIIENRTGLLTPPGDADAMAAAARRLLADESLRFRMGSEAVADARRRFSLDRQVGDYLGWYEDVVSRSEHPSRATSR